In one Vicia villosa cultivar HV-30 ecotype Madison, WI unplaced genomic scaffold, Vvil1.0 ctg.000345F_1_1, whole genome shotgun sequence genomic region, the following are encoded:
- the LOC131627010 gene encoding two-component response regulator 24-like, whose protein sequence is MSAGTTGYKRLRKPEETRMRIRKHDSDEPSYPMTALLVDSVDANRHLEHQILESIGIQTEPANNAHEAMQLLLSGVNFDVIFVDFDLPMISGPQFVMDMRVLGIQSKIIGMLSNFNGHNSQMFFEAGVNGNTQKPLTRETFEHIFQIIRIM, encoded by the exons ATGAGTGCAGGAACAACTGGATATAAACGGCTGAGAAAGCCAGAGGAGACAAGAATGAGAATCAGAAAACATGATTCAGATGAACCTTCTTATCCCATGACTGCATTGCTAGTAGATAGTGTGGATGCAAATAGACATTTGGAGCATCAAATACTTGAATCAATAGGCATTCAAACAGAACCTGCGAATAACGCTCATGAAGCAATGCAACTGTTGCTTAGTGGGGTGAATTTTGACGTCAtatttgttgattttgatttgcccATGATAAGTGGACCCCAG tTCGTGATGGATATGCGTGTACTGGGGATTCAAAGCAAAATAATAGGGATGTTGTCAAACTTTAATGGTCATAATTCACAAATGTTTTTTGAAGCAGGAGTTAATGGCAATACTCAGAAACCTTTAACTCGAGAAACATTTGAACACATCTTTCAAATCATTCGCATCATGTGA